A section of the Rummeliibacillus pycnus genome encodes:
- a CDS encoding catalase, whose translation MTNHNNKKLTTAAGAPVVSNTNSMTAGKRGPVLLQDVWLIEKLANFNREVIPERRMHAKGSGAFGTFTVTHDITKYTKATIFSEVGKKTEMFARFSTVAGERGAADAERDIRGFALKFYTEQGNWDLVGNNTPVFFFRDAMHFPDLNHAVKRDPRTNMRSANNNWDFWTNLPEALHQITYVMGDRGIPTDYRHMHGFGSHTYSMINAQNERIYVKFHFKTQQGIQNLTDEEAAEVIAKDRESSQRDLYEAIERGEFPKWTMYIQVMTDEQAKNLPYNPFDLTKVWYKKDFPLIEVGEFELNRNPANYYAEVEQAAFAPSNVVPGISFSPDRMLQARLFAYADAQRYRLGVNHNLIPVNAPKCPVHNFHRDGAMRTDGNLGSTLHYEPNSYGEWQEQPQFKNPAEEAGPADIYDFREDDDNYFEQPGKLFNIMSSDEQQRLFENTARNMEGVESFIKERHIIHCYKADPKYGEGVAKAMGIDINTIDVLKEVQYH comes from the coding sequence ATGACAAATCATAACAACAAAAAGTTAACTACTGCTGCTGGTGCTCCTGTCGTAAGTAACACAAACTCGATGACTGCAGGTAAACGTGGTCCCGTACTTTTACAAGATGTTTGGTTGATTGAAAAATTGGCTAATTTCAACCGTGAAGTAATTCCAGAACGTCGTATGCACGCAAAAGGGTCAGGAGCTTTTGGTACTTTCACTGTAACTCATGACATTACTAAATATACTAAAGCAACAATCTTCTCTGAGGTTGGTAAGAAAACAGAAATGTTTGCTCGTTTCTCAACTGTAGCAGGTGAACGTGGTGCTGCTGATGCTGAACGAGACATTCGAGGTTTCGCATTGAAATTCTATACAGAACAGGGGAACTGGGATTTAGTGGGTAACAATACACCCGTATTCTTCTTCCGTGATGCAATGCATTTCCCTGATTTAAACCATGCTGTAAAACGTGACCCTCGTACAAATATGCGATCAGCAAATAACAACTGGGACTTCTGGACAAATTTACCTGAGGCATTACATCAAATTACTTATGTAATGGGTGATCGTGGTATTCCAACTGACTACCGCCATATGCACGGCTTTGGTTCACACACTTATTCCATGATTAATGCACAAAACGAACGCATTTATGTGAAATTCCACTTCAAAACACAACAAGGTATTCAAAATTTAACTGATGAAGAAGCTGCTGAAGTAATTGCAAAAGACCGCGAATCTTCACAACGTGATCTTTACGAAGCAATTGAACGTGGTGAGTTCCCTAAATGGACAATGTACATCCAAGTAATGACAGATGAACAAGCAAAAAATCTCCCATACAATCCATTCGATTTAACAAAAGTATGGTATAAAAAAGACTTCCCTCTAATTGAAGTTGGTGAATTTGAATTAAACCGTAATCCGGCTAACTACTATGCTGAAGTTGAACAAGCCGCATTTGCTCCTTCAAATGTAGTTCCTGGTATTAGCTTCTCACCAGACCGTATGTTACAAGCGCGTCTATTTGCTTATGCGGATGCACAACGCTATCGTTTAGGTGTTAATCACAACTTAATTCCGGTAAACGCTCCAAAATGCCCCGTTCACAATTTCCACCGCGATGGTGCAATGCGTACAGACGGAAATTTAGGTAGTACTTTACACTATGAACCAAACAGCTACGGTGAATGGCAAGAACAACCACAATTTAAAAACCCTGCTGAAGAGGCAGGTCCAGCAGATATCTATGACTTCCGTGAAGACGATGATAACTACTTCGAACAACCAGGTAAATTATTTAACATCATGAGCTCAGATGAACAACAACGTTTATTTGAAAACACTGCTCGTAATATGGAAGGCGTTGAATCCTTCATCAAAGAACGTCATATTATCCACTGCTACAAAGCAGATCCAAAATACGGTGAAGGTGTTGCAAAAGCAATGGGTATTGACATTAACACGATTGATGTACTAAAAGAAGTTCAATACCACTAA
- a CDS encoding ABC transporter permease, whose protein sequence is MQFRDQVDFVRQHVKKNRMRIFTTILATTMGCAFLIVLASIAFGLQGSLRKEILSDSAVTKIEVYNSEKGIDQKTIKEIPNVQAFVETTQFSNALSSNVKFENRSGSGEVNFNNFEEQRKAKIKLSKGTYPTKENEIVVGYNLGQNLLTKKEEQSIKDEKNEEGTLKKGYQHSLLGKTISLSFTSENGDKHTKVRQYKIVGIGEKPSKEWAMDTTIQLSDTMKPYILKDYNAIVDKAMKEKDFYYVNYNVYATDIEAVKGVLKELKAMDLSVYSVTEQLDQLNVFFLALKVGLIFVGTIAVLIASIGIFNTMTMAVTERTREIGVMKAIGAGPKLIQRLFVMESAYIGILGTSIAIIISYIISFLANFALPKILDAVMPDSGIEKAGIQFSTIPWELVVIASLISVGVAIMSGWRPARKATKIDVIQALRQE, encoded by the coding sequence GTGCAGTTTAGAGATCAAGTAGATTTTGTAAGACAACATGTCAAAAAAAATCGTATGCGCATTTTCACGACCATATTAGCGACAACAATGGGGTGCGCGTTTTTAATCGTATTAGCATCAATTGCATTTGGTCTACAAGGTTCACTTAGGAAAGAAATTTTGTCAGATAGTGCTGTGACGAAAATAGAAGTATATAATTCTGAAAAAGGAATCGATCAGAAGACTATTAAAGAAATCCCAAATGTTCAGGCATTTGTTGAAACAACGCAATTCAGTAATGCATTAAGTTCAAATGTAAAATTTGAAAATCGCTCTGGATCCGGTGAGGTGAATTTTAATAATTTTGAAGAGCAGCGAAAAGCGAAAATTAAATTATCTAAAGGTACATATCCGACAAAAGAGAATGAAATTGTTGTTGGCTATAATTTAGGACAAAACTTATTGACGAAGAAGGAAGAACAAAGTATCAAGGATGAAAAAAATGAGGAAGGAACATTAAAAAAAGGTTATCAACATTCATTATTAGGTAAAACCATTTCCTTATCCTTTACATCCGAAAATGGAGATAAGCATACGAAGGTACGACAATATAAAATAGTTGGAATTGGTGAGAAGCCTTCTAAAGAGTGGGCTATGGATACGACAATACAACTAAGCGATACGATGAAGCCTTATATTTTAAAGGATTATAATGCAATAGTCGATAAAGCGATGAAAGAAAAAGACTTTTACTATGTAAACTACAATGTTTATGCAACTGATATCGAAGCGGTTAAAGGTGTACTAAAAGAGTTGAAAGCAATGGATTTATCTGTCTATTCCGTAACTGAACAATTAGATCAATTAAATGTATTTTTCCTAGCCTTAAAAGTAGGACTTATTTTTGTGGGAACAATAGCGGTTTTAATTGCTTCTATTGGTATTTTTAATACAATGACAATGGCAGTTACTGAACGTACGCGTGAAATAGGTGTGATGAAGGCGATTGGAGCTGGTCCAAAGTTAATTCAAAGACTGTTTGTGATGGAAAGTGCTTATATAGGTATTTTAGGAACTTCTATTGCAATTATCATTTCTTATATCATTAGCTTTTTGGCGAACTTTGCATTACCCAAAATCTTAGATGCAGTCATGCCAGATAGCGGTATTGAAAAAGCAGGAATTCAATTTTCAACGATACCATGGGAGCTTGTCGTAATTGCATCACTAATTAGTGTAGGTGTTGCTATTATGAGTGGTTGGCGCCCAGCTCGAAAGGCAACTAAGATTGATGTCATTCAAGCGTTACGTCAAGAATAA
- a CDS encoding ABC transporter ATP-binding protein, whose amino-acid sequence MINVQNVSHTFKIGKKGNEKRVPVLKNISFDIDKGNIISIVGKSGSGKSTLLNAIAGFLKPEQGSIVIQGKETIHLSESECAKFRSENMGFIFQNFQLMPGLTAFENIELPLKIQGVGKNERFQIVQKIVRKVGLDTVSDHYPNELSGGQQQRVCIARALVTNPPIILADEPTGNLDSETEQEILQLIRLLNESMDITFIIITHDEEVANTAHRKFLMHDGVLKEVVPSAV is encoded by the coding sequence TTGATTAACGTACAAAATGTCAGTCATACATTTAAAATTGGTAAAAAGGGCAACGAAAAAAGAGTTCCAGTATTAAAGAATATCTCTTTTGACATTGATAAAGGAAATATTATTTCAATTGTTGGAAAAAGTGGTTCTGGAAAATCGACATTACTAAATGCTATTGCAGGTTTTCTTAAGCCTGAGCAAGGATCGATTGTCATACAAGGAAAAGAAACCATCCATCTATCTGAATCGGAGTGTGCAAAATTCCGATCTGAGAATATGGGATTTATCTTTCAAAATTTTCAACTGATGCCTGGCTTAACGGCCTTTGAAAATATTGAATTGCCATTGAAAATTCAAGGTGTGGGCAAAAATGAACGATTTCAAATCGTCCAAAAAATAGTAAGAAAGGTTGGATTAGATACAGTTTCAGATCATTATCCTAATGAACTGTCAGGTGGTCAACAACAACGTGTTTGTATTGCTAGAGCACTTGTAACAAATCCACCTATTATTTTAGCAGACGAGCCAACTGGAAATTTAGATTCAGAAACTGAACAGGAAATTTTACAGTTAATCAGGTTATTAAACGAATCAATGGATATTACATTTATCATCATTACACACGATGAAGAAGTGGCAAATACAGCACATCGGAAATTCCTAATGCATGATGGTGTATTAAAGGAGGTTGTTCCAAGTGCAGTTTAG
- a CDS encoding AEC family transporter: MSYLSLVFFQVVAPILVLLVVGGIMQRKFQFNLKALSNLITYCLMPAAVFVNIYETKVNPAVLGKILIYLFAFSLSLMVISTVISKVLKLEKKKAAIFKNSIVLINSGNYGIPVSQMVFHAQPLGTAIQIITVIFQNLTTYTYGLYNLISTAKSGWEIAKSIVKLPIVHGLILGVILNVANIQLPQFLSIAVNHMADAFVAIALLTLGAQLSKIHVSTMFNKMLYMSCIGRLLMGPLVALVWISVFGFHGIVAQSLLIASAFPTSRNSSTLALEYDVEPELAAQTVLFTTVVSCITVTIVIYVAKILYA, encoded by the coding sequence ATGAGTTATTTAAGTTTAGTATTCTTTCAAGTAGTTGCACCTATTTTAGTTTTACTTGTAGTTGGTGGAATCATGCAACGCAAATTTCAATTTAACTTGAAAGCATTGTCGAATCTAATCACATATTGTTTAATGCCAGCTGCTGTATTTGTTAATATATATGAAACAAAAGTAAACCCAGCAGTATTAGGGAAAATATTAATTTATTTATTTGCCTTTAGTCTAAGTCTAATGGTTATTAGTACGGTTATTAGTAAAGTATTAAAACTTGAAAAAAAGAAAGCAGCAATCTTCAAAAATAGTATCGTCCTTATTAACTCTGGTAATTATGGCATTCCAGTCAGTCAAATGGTATTCCATGCTCAGCCATTAGGTACAGCAATTCAAATCATTACGGTTATTTTTCAAAATTTAACGACCTATACATACGGGTTGTATAATTTGATTTCAACGGCAAAATCAGGATGGGAAATTGCTAAAAGTATTGTGAAATTGCCGATTGTACATGGTTTAATATTGGGTGTTATTTTAAATGTAGCAAATATTCAACTACCACAGTTTTTATCCATTGCTGTTAATCATATGGCAGATGCTTTTGTTGCCATTGCACTCCTTACATTGGGTGCGCAGTTATCTAAAATTCATGTCAGCACGATGTTTAATAAAATGTTATATATGAGTTGTATCGGGAGATTATTGATGGGGCCGTTAGTAGCGTTAGTCTGGATTTCGGTTTTTGGGTTCCACGGTATAGTGGCACAATCCTTATTAATTGCTAGTGCGTTCCCTACATCACGCAATAGCTCAACCTTAGCTTTAGAATATGATGTAGAGCCAGAGCTTGCTGCACAAACCGTTCTATTTACGACTGTAGTTAGTTGTATAACAGTAACAATTGTAATTTATGTGGCGAAGATTTTATATGCTTAA
- a CDS encoding sensor domain-containing diguanylate cyclase — protein MKNTKREKYMKKYHLKLQHLIIGVAILAFILTIASSLWSSYRMNNQTLMDNTLETNRVYAEKMATTANNYLKETIQTLTYNSNTIAKNIDDEERLIAEANRLRMQTNTFNSISIVDAKGKVLATSPQTLDLKGKVLTSKAVKDAIKEKRPMISDPYRALTGRELIYISAPVFNQKGKYLGLVGGTIYLEEDNILSELLGKHFYDDGSYVYVVDRNGRIIYHEDRSRINDVVKDNPVVQKIMNHDESGAQRVTNSQGIDMLAGYAPIDKAGWGVVSQRPTEISLQPAENMVKEMLYVALPLLLITLVIIIWAAIRISRPLQRLAELTESSMKKDEEKNLSAVPAWYYEVIQLKNALIHSLSFLHQQINFFMDQSTTDPLTGLTNRRTLTAKMDELITAKTPFSIILMDIDHFKLVNDTYGHGVGDEVLQYLAYKMKTVTRATDLCCRYGGEEFIVLLPNTTVQDAFEVADILRKDLENTPSPTGKAVTISAGVAEYPYTETTAVMLIEQADLCLYQAKEQGRNRVIIANSFSPTR, from the coding sequence ATGAAAAATACAAAGAGAGAAAAGTATATGAAAAAATATCATTTAAAGCTGCAACATTTAATCATTGGCGTTGCAATTCTAGCATTCATCCTCACCATTGCAAGTAGTCTATGGAGCAGTTACCGTATGAACAATCAAACGTTAATGGATAACACATTAGAAACGAACAGAGTATATGCAGAAAAAATGGCAACTACCGCAAATAATTATTTAAAGGAAACCATTCAAACACTAACATATAATTCAAATACAATAGCAAAAAACATAGATGACGAAGAAAGGCTTATTGCAGAGGCTAATCGTCTTAGAATGCAAACCAATACATTTAACTCTATTTCCATAGTGGATGCAAAAGGAAAAGTGTTAGCTACTTCTCCACAAACGTTAGATCTGAAAGGTAAAGTTTTAACATCCAAAGCTGTTAAAGATGCAATCAAAGAAAAAAGACCAATGATATCAGATCCATATAGAGCCCTTACAGGTCGCGAGTTAATCTATATTTCTGCACCTGTTTTTAATCAAAAAGGTAAATATTTAGGGCTTGTAGGTGGGACAATTTATTTGGAAGAAGATAATATTCTTTCTGAGCTATTAGGGAAGCATTTTTATGATGATGGTTCTTATGTTTATGTAGTAGATCGTAATGGACGTATTATTTATCACGAAGATCGCTCGCGTATTAATGATGTAGTGAAGGATAATCCTGTAGTTCAAAAAATCATGAATCATGATGAAAGTGGTGCGCAACGGGTAACCAATTCACAAGGTATAGATATGTTAGCTGGTTATGCACCTATAGATAAAGCTGGTTGGGGAGTTGTTTCACAAAGACCAACAGAGATCTCATTACAACCTGCCGAAAATATGGTAAAAGAAATGCTCTATGTAGCATTACCATTACTACTCATAACTTTAGTAATCATTATTTGGGCAGCAATAAGAATTTCAAGACCTTTGCAAAGACTAGCTGAATTAACAGAGAGTAGCATGAAAAAAGATGAAGAAAAAAATCTTTCCGCTGTTCCAGCCTGGTATTACGAAGTTATACAGCTAAAAAATGCGTTAATTCACAGTTTAAGCTTTTTACATCAACAGATAAATTTTTTTATGGATCAATCGACTACAGATCCATTGACAGGATTAACAAACCGAAGAACATTAACTGCTAAAATGGATGAATTAATAACTGCAAAAACACCATTTTCAATTATTTTAATGGATATCGATCATTTTAAACTGGTTAATGATACTTATGGACATGGTGTAGGCGATGAAGTGTTACAATATTTAGCATATAAAATGAAAACTGTCACTCGAGCAACCGATTTATGTTGTCGATATGGTGGAGAGGAATTTATCGTTCTATTACCAAATACTACTGTTCAAGATGCCTTTGAAGTTGCAGATATTTTACGGAAAGACCTTGAAAATACACCTAGCCCTACAGGTAAAGCAGTCACAATTTCTGCTGGTGTAGCGGAATACCCTTACACAGAAACTACAGCTGTTATGCTAATAGAACAGGCAGATCTATGCTTATATCAAGCCAAGGAACAAGGACGAAATCGTGTGATAATCGCCAATAGCTTTAGCCCAACTAGATAA
- a CDS encoding C40 family peptidase — MKKIKLSAVALSSIMFFSTLGDFTASAATTSYKIKAGDTLSAIGARYHTSYKNIMSWNHLKTTKIKVGQKLTIKTNSSSSKASSITSSTYKVKAGDTLSRIGKKYGVSYKSIMSWNNLKSTKIRVGQILKIKASASSKKSSTKTTSKTSTSTTTYTVKSGDTLSGIGKKYGVSYKTIMSWNNLKSTKIRVGQKLKINSSTKKVSNSTSASSANTKLQKAVSIAKAVQGVRYVFGGSSKSGFDCSGLIYYAYKSAGISTYRTSAAGYYSISSATSSPKIGDLVFFKNTYKPGISHIGLYMGSGKFISASGTKVQVSSVNESYWKNHFAGYRHL, encoded by the coding sequence GTGAAAAAAATAAAATTATCAGCAGTCGCGTTAAGTTCAATAATGTTTTTCTCAACACTAGGCGATTTTACTGCTTCAGCAGCAACTACTTCATACAAAATAAAAGCCGGGGACACATTATCGGCAATTGGTGCAAGATATCATACTTCATATAAAAACATCATGAGCTGGAACCACCTTAAAACCACCAAAATTAAAGTTGGACAAAAATTAACGATTAAGACAAACTCGTCTTCAAGTAAAGCAAGTAGTATTACTTCTTCTACTTACAAAGTAAAAGCTGGGGATACACTTTCAAGGATTGGCAAAAAATATGGTGTATCTTATAAATCCATTATGAGTTGGAATAACTTAAAATCTACCAAAATTAGAGTTGGACAAATACTAAAAATAAAGGCAAGCGCATCTTCTAAAAAATCATCAACCAAAACCACTTCAAAAACTAGTACATCCACTACTACATACACAGTTAAATCTGGGGATACACTTTCAGGGATTGGCAAAAAATATGGTGTATCTTATAAAACCATTATGAGCTGGAATAACTTAAAATCTACCAAAATTAGAGTTGGGCAAAAACTAAAGATAAATTCATCGACAAAAAAAGTTAGCAATAGCACTTCGGCATCTTCTGCCAATACAAAACTACAAAAAGCAGTGTCCATTGCAAAAGCTGTACAAGGTGTACGTTATGTTTTTGGCGGATCTTCAAAAAGTGGCTTTGATTGTAGCGGATTAATCTACTATGCTTATAAGAGTGCTGGTATCTCTACCTATCGAACGAGTGCTGCGGGATATTATTCCATTTCATCCGCTACAAGTTCACCTAAAATAGGGGACTTAGTATTCTTCAAAAATACATATAAACCTGGCATCTCTCACATTGGCCTTTACATGGGAAGTGGTAAATTTATCAGCGCAAGCGGTACGAAAGTCCAAGTAAGTTCAGTAAATGAATCTTACTGGAAAAACCATTTTGCTGGTTATAGACATTTATAA
- a CDS encoding heme oxygenase: MYVVTNRIKVKKGFAEKMAPNFTRPGALQSFEGFIKVEVAVCRDFEEYDEMSVNMYWQNLDGFKKWRESDAFKQAHKRPESKPGEAPKESPLLGSQIVVAEIVSSIGAATQA, translated from the coding sequence ATGTACGTAGTAACGAACCGTATTAAAGTAAAAAAAGGCTTTGCAGAAAAAATGGCACCAAACTTTACACGTCCTGGCGCATTACAATCATTTGAAGGCTTCATAAAAGTAGAAGTTGCTGTTTGCAGAGATTTTGAAGAGTATGACGAAATGAGCGTAAATATGTACTGGCAAAATCTTGATGGCTTCAAAAAATGGCGTGAAAGTGATGCGTTCAAACAAGCTCATAAACGCCCTGAATCTAAACCAGGAGAAGCACCTAAGGAATCTCCATTACTTGGTAGCCAAATTGTCGTTGCAGAAATCGTTTCAAGCATTGGTGCTGCTACACAAGCTTAA
- a CDS encoding SDR family oxidoreductase — MDINEQQKGGQPAQTQSNQPGIESIMKPRPLQPIDYIGSGKLKNRVAIITGGDSGIGRAVAIAYAKEGAHIVINYLEEHEDANETKKLVEQEKVKCLLVVGDISKEETSKKIVDQTMQEFGSIDIIVNNAAVQYLVKNFTDITSEQWHKTFATNIDPAFYLSKYAMPHLKEGSSIITTTSVTAYKGNEQLIDYSATKGAIVGFTRALAQNVAGKGIRVNMVAPGPIWTPLIPSTFDAQQVAVFGVDTPMKRPGQPRELVGAYVLLASDEGTYMTGQCIHVNGGAIMNS; from the coding sequence ATGGATATAAATGAACAACAAAAGGGAGGACAACCTGCTCAAACCCAAAGTAACCAACCAGGTATTGAATCCATTATGAAACCAAGGCCACTTCAACCTATTGACTATATCGGAAGTGGTAAGCTAAAGAACCGTGTGGCAATCATTACTGGTGGGGATTCAGGAATAGGAAGAGCGGTTGCGATTGCTTATGCAAAAGAAGGTGCACATATTGTTATAAATTATTTAGAAGAGCATGAGGATGCTAATGAAACAAAGAAATTAGTTGAGCAAGAAAAGGTAAAATGTTTATTAGTAGTAGGAGATATTTCAAAAGAAGAGACAAGTAAAAAAATTGTCGATCAAACAATGCAAGAATTTGGTTCAATTGATATTATTGTCAATAATGCAGCAGTACAATATCTTGTAAAAAATTTTACAGATATAACAAGTGAACAGTGGCATAAGACATTTGCCACAAATATAGACCCTGCCTTTTATTTAAGCAAGTATGCGATGCCACATTTAAAAGAAGGCAGTTCGATTATTACGACCACTTCGGTTACTGCTTACAAGGGGAATGAGCAATTAATTGATTATTCTGCTACAAAAGGTGCAATCGTAGGATTTACACGAGCACTTGCTCAAAATGTAGCGGGAAAAGGGATTCGTGTGAACATGGTAGCGCCTGGCCCTATATGGACACCGCTTATTCCATCTACATTTGATGCACAGCAGGTAGCAGTTTTCGGAGTGGATACACCAATGAAACGACCAGGACAACCACGTGAATTAGTTGGCGCATATGTATTACTTGCGTCAGATGAAGGAACTTATATGACTGGACAATGTATTCATGTAAATGGTGGAGCAATTATGAATTCATAA
- a CDS encoding C40 family peptidase — MNKKSVLKVIAASTLTLTLGLGTLLGATPQEQIQAQAKTNIEHTSITTVSSSKAVKISGKYKTKAALNMRKGASTKYKKITTLKKGAVVTATYKKTVSNKKWYKVKYKGKTGWVSASYLKKYTKTKKVSNAVAGNNLISIGKEYLGVPYVWGGMSPSGFDCSGFTAYVYKKAGYGTLPHSSRTQYAVTKRVSSPDVGDLIFFGATPGSNTITHVGIYAGNGEVLHAAGNKVQFQSVAKGSYWSARVIGYGSL; from the coding sequence ATGAATAAGAAAAGCGTATTAAAAGTAATTGCCGCAAGTACATTGACCCTAACATTAGGACTTGGAACATTATTAGGAGCTACTCCTCAAGAACAAATACAAGCTCAAGCAAAAACAAACATAGAACATACTTCAATTACAACCGTATCTAGCTCAAAAGCTGTCAAAATTTCTGGTAAATATAAAACAAAAGCAGCCCTAAACATGAGAAAAGGTGCTTCAACTAAATATAAAAAAATTACAACCTTAAAAAAAGGTGCGGTTGTTACTGCTACATATAAGAAAACGGTTAGTAACAAAAAGTGGTATAAAGTAAAATATAAAGGCAAAACAGGCTGGGTTTCAGCATCATATTTAAAAAAATATACAAAAACGAAAAAAGTATCGAATGCAGTAGCAGGCAATAACCTAATTAGCATTGGTAAAGAGTATTTAGGCGTTCCTTATGTATGGGGCGGTATGTCTCCATCAGGCTTTGACTGTTCAGGCTTTACAGCATATGTTTACAAAAAAGCAGGTTATGGCACATTACCTCACAGTAGCCGTACACAATATGCTGTTACAAAGCGAGTAAGCAGCCCTGATGTTGGTGATTTAATCTTCTTTGGTGCCACACCAGGTAGCAATACAATTACACATGTAGGAATCTATGCAGGGAATGGTGAAGTGTTACATGCAGCTGGCAACAAAGTACAATTCCAAAGTGTAGCTAAAGGTAGCTATTGGTCAGCACGTGTCATTGGATATGGTTCCCTATAA
- the solA gene encoding N-methyl-L-tryptophan oxidase: protein MQNYDVVVIGAGSMGMAAGYFLAKNGKKTLLLDSFNPPHDHGSHHGETRIIRYAYGEGEQYVPFALRARDLWQDLAQKTNKELFLQTGVINVGDRDDRFIQNVITSAGKFDLPLEVLSSGDIHKKWEGIYLPENFIGCYEPTSGILKVELCMEAYRELAVKEGAEIRTNSKVIQIDTQSDHQLIITTENGESFTSNSAVLSVGAWAGELLKQLDLNLPLTPIRKTFAWYDVDEGLYSRSKFPAFAFELSDSIFYGFPSIDGAGLKVGRHDGGEMINPDEDKLPFGEVLGDEEDLTSFLDRFMPHEHTLKFGKTCMYTMTPDEDFIIDTHPNFKNIAIAAGFSGHGFKFASAVGEALSNLIIKGKTDLDITPFAINRFNRESK from the coding sequence ATGCAAAATTATGATGTAGTTGTGATCGGCGCAGGCTCTATGGGGATGGCAGCAGGGTATTTTCTTGCGAAGAATGGTAAAAAAACGTTACTACTAGATTCATTTAATCCACCACATGATCATGGTAGTCATCATGGGGAAACGCGAATTATTCGTTATGCTTATGGAGAAGGGGAACAGTATGTACCATTTGCATTACGTGCAAGAGATTTGTGGCAGGATCTAGCTCAAAAAACAAATAAAGAACTTTTCTTACAGACAGGTGTTATCAATGTAGGAGATCGAGATGACCGATTTATACAAAACGTTATTACTAGTGCAGGAAAGTTTGATTTGCCTTTAGAGGTATTATCATCAGGGGATATACATAAAAAATGGGAAGGTATCTATCTTCCAGAGAATTTTATTGGGTGCTACGAGCCAACATCGGGCATCTTAAAAGTAGAGCTTTGTATGGAGGCTTATCGAGAATTAGCAGTAAAAGAAGGTGCAGAAATTCGCACCAACAGTAAAGTAATTCAAATTGATACACAGTCTGATCATCAGTTAATCATTACAACGGAAAATGGAGAATCATTTACATCGAATTCAGCAGTTCTATCTGTTGGAGCGTGGGCCGGGGAATTGTTAAAGCAGTTGGATCTTAATTTACCGTTAACTCCAATACGCAAAACCTTTGCTTGGTATGACGTAGATGAAGGTTTATATAGTAGAAGTAAATTTCCAGCATTCGCCTTTGAATTATCAGATAGTATCTTTTATGGATTCCCAAGTATTGATGGAGCAGGTTTGAAAGTTGGCCGTCATGATGGGGGGGAAATGATTAATCCAGATGAAGACAAGCTCCCTTTTGGAGAAGTTCTTGGAGATGAGGAAGATTTAACAAGTTTTCTTGATCGATTTATGCCACATGAACATACATTGAAATTCGGCAAAACATGTATGTATACGATGACACCAGATGAGGACTTTATCATTGATACACATCCGAACTTTAAAAATATTGCAATCGCTGCAGGATTTTCAGGGCATGGCTTCAAATTTGCGAGTGCTGTTGGAGAAGCATTAAGTAATTTAATTATTAAAGGCAAAACAGATTTAGATATAACACCATTTGCTATTAACCGATTTAATAGGGAAAGCAAGTAA
- a CDS encoding CotZ-related putative spore coat protein: protein MSNVINQLFNHVPHVLKSKTEHPFILIGRNGELFSTIGISRGCFITSCFFNLISIDLKNNCAVVELLKPLCGAKKLFRTQALVTIDPSCFCGIEFVSIPVFDCLIKSTVIKEELCLPFTLTNTDDPKKLWVNRQKHLENIVTLGIKYDGIDPELNLIFHSKQGSISLVVPKGRYEYITISDLESVETSSTVELVNGNLDIQINVGEKNIIYF from the coding sequence ATGTCTAACGTAATAAACCAACTATTTAATCACGTACCTCATGTTCTAAAATCAAAGACTGAACATCCATTCATATTAATAGGAAGAAACGGCGAATTATTTTCTACAATTGGAATCTCGAGAGGATGCTTCATTACATCTTGTTTTTTTAACCTTATTTCTATTGATTTAAAAAACAATTGTGCTGTAGTGGAATTACTAAAACCCCTATGCGGTGCAAAAAAATTGTTTCGAACACAGGCACTAGTTACTATAGATCCTTCATGCTTTTGTGGAATAGAATTTGTATCTATCCCTGTTTTCGATTGCTTAATCAAATCTACTGTGATCAAAGAAGAATTATGTTTACCTTTTACTTTAACAAATACAGATGATCCAAAGAAATTATGGGTAAACAGACAAAAACACTTAGAAAACATAGTGACCCTTGGTATTAAATATGATGGGATTGATCCCGAACTAAATCTCATCTTCCACTCAAAACAAGGCTCCATTTCATTGGTGGTCCCAAAAGGACGTTACGAATATATAACAATTTCAGATTTAGAATCAGTTGAAACTTCCTCAACAGTTGAACTCGTAAACGGAAACCTTGATATTCAAATAAACGTTGGCGAAAAAAATATCATTTATTTTTAA